The Sphingobacterium bambusae genome includes a window with the following:
- a CDS encoding MutS-related protein, with the protein MSFLTDKQTLKDLHILGKYRRDSIFSVFNCTQTFGGEHLLERMFQQPLTGLADINKRSDLVAFFRRQEQQLIIDLEDLDLAQNFISGDAGGSMLQSGLYISRNWLWQKLGLPENQTHFQRAIRAVVRLLAQLRAYIQSLGIEQHQPLLGDTPLANLWILESKELHALEEQLAQHAENLPFALAVRGDYLLRYRWSDALRDAFSMIYFIDTFQSIAQVANARGFIRAEARPAEEQTLLFSNLYHPTVPNAVGNDIAYSKDSNLIFLTGANMAGKSTYMKSLGIAIYLAHMGFPVPAAQMQFSIKEGLFTSINVEDDISLGHSHYYAEVLRVKTVAEAVAQGKQLLVIFDELFKGTNVKDAFEATFAVTAAFQKHTSCQYLISTHIVEVGEQLKTVAPQVQFLKMPTIMRGQIPTYTYRAEPGISADKHGMVLIHKENVLELLEKSRSKF; encoded by the coding sequence ATGAGCTTCTTAACGGACAAACAGACACTGAAAGATCTCCATATACTGGGAAAATACCGACGTGATTCTATTTTCTCGGTTTTTAACTGTACCCAGACCTTCGGAGGCGAGCACCTATTGGAGAGAATGTTTCAACAGCCGTTGACCGGCCTAGCGGATATCAACAAGCGTAGCGATCTGGTTGCTTTCTTCAGGCGACAGGAGCAACAGCTCATCATCGATCTGGAGGATCTAGACCTCGCGCAAAACTTCATCAGCGGCGATGCTGGCGGCAGCATGCTACAGAGCGGTCTTTACATTTCCCGCAATTGGCTGTGGCAAAAACTTGGGCTTCCTGAAAACCAGACTCACTTTCAACGTGCCATCCGCGCGGTGGTCCGTTTGCTTGCTCAGCTCCGCGCTTACATCCAGAGCCTCGGAATCGAGCAGCATCAGCCATTGCTTGGCGACACCCCTTTAGCAAACCTTTGGATACTGGAAAGCAAAGAGCTGCACGCACTCGAAGAACAGCTCGCGCAGCACGCAGAAAATCTACCCTTTGCACTGGCCGTTCGCGGTGACTACCTGCTGCGCTACAGGTGGTCCGACGCTTTGCGTGATGCATTTTCGATGATCTACTTCATCGACACGTTTCAGTCCATCGCCCAAGTGGCCAATGCGCGGGGTTTCATCCGCGCCGAAGCTCGGCCTGCTGAAGAGCAGACCTTGCTTTTCAGTAATCTATACCACCCCACGGTGCCCAATGCCGTCGGCAATGATATTGCCTACAGCAAAGACAGCAACCTGATCTTTCTAACCGGCGCCAATATGGCCGGAAAGTCTACCTATATGAAGAGCCTGGGCATTGCCATCTATTTGGCACATATGGGCTTTCCTGTTCCCGCCGCACAGATGCAGTTTTCCATCAAGGAAGGTCTCTTTACGTCGATCAATGTTGAGGATGATATCAGCCTGGGTCATAGCCACTACTATGCCGAGGTGCTACGCGTGAAGACCGTAGCAGAGGCCGTTGCACAGGGAAAACAGTTGCTGGTGATCTTTGACGAGCTCTTTAAGGGTACCAACGTGAAGGATGCTTTTGAAGCCACCTTTGCCGTTACCGCAGCTTTCCAAAAGCATACTTCCTGCCAATACCTGATCTCTACACATATCGTGGAGGTGGGCGAGCAGTTGAAAACGGTAGCTCCGCAGGTGCAGTTCCTGAAAATGCCAACCATTATGCGTGGGCAGATACCGACCTACACCTACCGTGCCGAGCCGGGCATCAGTGCGGACAAGCACGGTATGGTGCTTATCCATAAAGAAAACGTACTCGAATTACTAGAAAAAAGCAGATCAAAATTTTAA
- a CDS encoding Gldg family protein, which produces MKTTLKIAKTELQVLFYSPVAWLILMIFTFQIGFLFTQNFEGMIRVQSMKIDLVNATQSLFSSAWGGIYPKVQSYLYLYMPLLTMSIMSREYSSGSIKLLYSSPITNSQIILGKYIALLLFGLTLTLTVAIFALFTMSTLINTDIAPLLTGVLGLFLLLSAYSAVGLFMSSLTSYNIVAAIGTLCVFALMNFGRGLWQDIPFVREITYWLAINGRVDTFIAGLITSEDFFYFILVDVLFIAFTIFRLQAVRKKQSGLQHLMRFGGVTLLVFLAGYISTLPALKGYYDSTYQKRNTLTASSQAIMAKLDGDFTITTYVNMLEGNNFIGLPAAYKGDVASFEKYIRFKPETKMRYVYYYHDAENPILDRQFPNLNTEQRLDTLKKFNKWDFDIVPYSAIQDEVDLSDEDFRFVRVLERENGRKTFLRVFNDMVRVPTESEISAAIKRLVIDQLPVVGFVSGHGERDSKSSQDRDYKTITQEKTFRYSMVNQGFDFKEIDLTKDIPADINILVVANPRKNYSESELQILHRYVEKGGNMLLTGEPEQAAIFNEIARPLGVTLEEGVLVKQQEALQPDLLTLQPTAAGADFSFYLKPLISRQEVITMPGAGGLVVTKDSPFKATALFASDSSGTWNELQQGNFIDAKPAFDPELGEKQGARPTVLALSRTLGKKEQKILVTGDADWISNSELFIQRNQVNAVNFSLVSAAFSWLSDGEVPVDMRLKDPIDKTLRIGESSWTYFSILFKIIIPLGMLAIGLIIWIRRRGR; this is translated from the coding sequence ATGAAAACAACACTCAAAATAGCCAAAACAGAGCTGCAAGTACTTTTTTACTCGCCTGTCGCTTGGCTCATCCTGATGATATTCACCTTTCAGATAGGTTTTTTGTTCACACAAAACTTTGAAGGCATGATCCGCGTGCAATCGATGAAAATAGATCTGGTCAATGCCACACAGAGTTTATTTTCATCGGCCTGGGGCGGTATCTATCCCAAAGTACAGAGCTACCTGTACCTTTACATGCCCTTGCTGACCATGAGTATCATGAGTCGCGAATACAGCAGTGGATCCATCAAGCTGCTCTACTCCTCGCCCATCACTAATAGCCAGATCATATTGGGCAAGTATATCGCCTTGTTGCTCTTTGGTTTGACGCTGACGCTTACGGTAGCCATATTTGCGCTGTTCACCATGTCGACACTGATCAATACAGACATCGCACCGTTATTGACTGGTGTCTTGGGGCTCTTTCTCTTGCTCTCTGCTTACAGCGCGGTGGGGTTATTTATGTCTTCACTAACCAGCTATAACATTGTGGCAGCCATTGGTACACTCTGTGTATTTGCCTTGATGAATTTTGGCCGTGGCCTTTGGCAGGACATTCCTTTTGTGCGCGAGATTACCTATTGGCTGGCTATAAATGGCCGCGTAGACACCTTTATCGCTGGGCTGATAACCTCGGAAGATTTCTTCTATTTTATTCTGGTCGATGTGCTGTTTATTGCCTTCACCATCTTCCGCTTGCAGGCGGTGCGCAAGAAGCAATCTGGGTTGCAGCACCTTATGCGTTTTGGTGGTGTGACGCTGCTTGTTTTTTTGGCTGGCTATATCAGTACGCTCCCTGCCCTTAAGGGATATTATGATAGCACCTATCAGAAAAGGAATACATTAACGGCCAGTAGTCAGGCCATTATGGCTAAATTGGATGGCGATTTTACGATAACCACCTATGTCAACATGCTGGAGGGCAATAACTTTATTGGCCTGCCCGCAGCCTACAAAGGTGACGTTGCTTCCTTTGAAAAATACATCCGTTTTAAACCGGAAACCAAAATGCGCTACGTGTATTACTACCACGATGCGGAAAACCCCATCCTTGATCGGCAGTTTCCAAACCTGAATACCGAGCAACGTCTGGATACGCTGAAAAAATTCAACAAATGGGATTTTGATATTGTGCCTTACAGTGCCATTCAGGATGAGGTTGACCTTTCAGACGAGGATTTCCGTTTTGTTCGCGTGCTGGAACGCGAGAACGGGCGCAAGACTTTCCTTCGGGTGTTCAACGATATGGTGCGTGTACCGACAGAGTCGGAAATCAGCGCGGCCATCAAACGATTGGTCATTGACCAGCTACCCGTCGTTGGTTTTGTGAGCGGACACGGCGAACGCGACAGCAAATCATCACAGGATCGCGACTATAAGACTATCACGCAGGAAAAAACCTTCCGCTACTCCATGGTCAACCAGGGTTTTGACTTCAAAGAGATTGACCTCACGAAGGATATTCCAGCAGATATTAATATTTTGGTTGTTGCCAACCCGCGTAAAAACTACAGCGAAAGTGAGCTGCAGATCCTGCACCGTTATGTAGAAAAAGGGGGGAACATGCTGCTTACCGGCGAGCCGGAACAAGCCGCCATCTTTAATGAAATAGCACGTCCGCTCGGCGTAACGCTGGAAGAAGGGGTGTTGGTAAAACAGCAGGAAGCCCTGCAGCCCGATTTGTTGACCTTGCAGCCTACTGCCGCAGGAGCCGACTTTTCGTTTTACCTCAAGCCCTTGATCTCCCGCCAAGAGGTGATCACCATGCCAGGCGCTGGTGGGTTAGTAGTCACTAAAGATAGCCCTTTTAAGGCAACGGCATTATTTGCGAGCGACAGCAGCGGCACGTGGAACGAACTGCAACAGGGCAATTTCATTGATGCCAAGCCGGCATTTGATCCGGAGCTGGGCGAAAAACAAGGGGCAAGACCTACCGTGCTGGCGCTCTCGCGAACATTGGGCAAAAAAGAGCAGAAAATTTTGGTGACTGGTGACGCCGACTGGATCAGCAACAGCGAACTGTTTATTCAGCGCAACCAGGTTAATGCCGTCAACTTTTCGCTGGTGAGCGCAGCCTTTTCTTGGCTTAGCGACGGGGAAGTGCCGGTGGATATGCGCCTGAAAGACCCTATCGATAAAACGCTGCGCATTGGCGAATCCAGCTGGACTTATTTTTCCATCTTATTTAAGATCATCATCCCGCTGGGCATGCTGGCCATTGGCTTGATTATCTGGATCAGAAGAAGGGGGCGTTAA
- a CDS encoding MutS-related protein, with protein sequence MSLIIDKQTADDLAIFGQRGKESVFGLFNKTATAGGATLLEEWFTYPLSKGSQIEERAQTIGHFIAHPAVFPFETSLFDQALFYLDMADERSRLHQGKQTLKEKMQALLGADDAYNKVIAGLVACSAILHGWRNFLEQSQTQAAGTLGRQLKDFARRLEGSALESIPLLDEKKKIDRQQVILLDNILRFEEKDLFQGMLRDIYTLDVYMAAASVARERNFALPKIIVDGSDTLRYEAVFHPLVPQAKGNSLSMDRQHNITFLTGANMAGKSTFMKSLGIALFLAHLGFPVPAKSLEFSPREAIYTSINLPDNIQMGYSHFYAEVLRVKKVAQQLAEGKKLFVIFDEMFRGTNVKDAYEGTVAVVAKLYQHPGCQFVISTHILEAGEALQHSHPDIRYVFLPTILKNGIPHYTYLLQEGITADRHGMVIIQNEGILDLLISKESKRV encoded by the coding sequence ATGAGCTTGATAATCGATAAACAGACTGCCGACGATCTGGCCATTTTTGGCCAGCGTGGCAAGGAATCCGTCTTCGGCCTATTCAACAAAACAGCTACTGCAGGCGGTGCCACATTATTAGAAGAATGGTTTACTTATCCGCTTTCCAAGGGCAGCCAGATCGAAGAACGGGCGCAGACCATTGGGCATTTTATTGCGCACCCCGCCGTATTTCCTTTTGAGACCAGCCTCTTCGACCAAGCGTTATTTTATCTGGACATGGCCGATGAAAGAAGCCGTCTGCACCAAGGCAAACAGACCTTAAAGGAAAAAATGCAGGCCCTGCTTGGTGCAGATGATGCATACAATAAGGTGATTGCGGGCCTTGTGGCCTGCAGTGCTATCCTGCACGGTTGGAGAAATTTTCTCGAGCAATCCCAGACACAAGCAGCAGGTACGCTGGGTAGACAATTAAAAGATTTCGCCCGTCGATTGGAAGGCAGCGCGCTGGAAAGCATACCGCTATTGGATGAAAAAAAGAAGATAGACCGGCAGCAGGTTATCCTGTTGGACAATATTCTTCGTTTTGAAGAGAAGGATTTGTTTCAGGGCATGCTACGTGATATTTATACGCTTGATGTCTATATGGCGGCCGCAAGCGTTGCGCGTGAGCGCAATTTTGCCCTACCCAAGATCATCGTCGATGGCAGCGATACGCTACGCTACGAAGCTGTCTTTCACCCCTTGGTACCGCAGGCAAAGGGCAATAGCCTTTCTATGGATCGTCAACATAATATTACTTTTTTGACTGGCGCCAACATGGCCGGAAAATCGACTTTTATGAAGTCTTTGGGCATTGCGCTGTTCTTGGCTCACCTCGGGTTTCCTGTCCCGGCCAAAAGCCTAGAATTTTCGCCACGCGAAGCTATCTATACGTCCATCAACCTGCCCGACAACATCCAAATGGGCTACAGCCATTTTTATGCGGAGGTGCTTCGGGTCAAAAAGGTGGCGCAGCAGCTGGCTGAGGGGAAAAAGCTCTTTGTGATCTTCGATGAGATGTTTCGCGGAACAAATGTGAAAGATGCCTATGAGGGTACGGTGGCCGTTGTTGCCAAACTATACCAGCATCCGGGCTGCCAATTCGTGATTTCCACACACATTCTAGAAGCTGGTGAAGCGCTGCAGCACAGCCATCCCGACATCCGTTACGTTTTCTTGCCTACGATCCTGAAAAATGGTATCCCCCACTACACCTACCTCTTGCAGGAAGGCATCACGGCAGACCGACACGGCATGGTCATCATCCAAAACGAAGGTATTCTCGACCTATTAATCTCTAAAGAATCAAAACGCGTATGA
- a CDS encoding FAD-dependent oxidoreductase, whose protein sequence is MKSGAKFNISRRKFLSLSIFIAVGSRFLSSCKSAGNKLFLKLTGTHHVLGHRLRFPDFPKPSKTLKTPILILGGGVSGLSAAYQLTNGGLHDFLLIDMEKKVGGNAKSDQNEFSKYPLGAHYLPVPNRSNTALIRFLEECEIIIGRDAKDNPIFDPEQLSFAPQVRLFLRNTWQEGLIPRYGLEEAETEEFSRFLKQMTNFQSQKGKDNKFVFDIPLAHASQQHELTSLDQYTMHDWMLKEGYRGEYLFNYVNYCCRDDYGLGAKHISAFAGIHYFAARKHDLIDDYDNVLTWQEGNARLTSHLTAKSKGKVLTEQLAYKISIEDDRVEVLVYDEISNSSSLITADFVISCCPQFVNQYLIPERSKLTKDFTYVPWVVATLVLNKFPFADGVPLAWDNVIHGAKGLGYVYAQQQSLAQFSSPFVISYYHSMDDGDVKKSRAQLFEWTDEQWKQFILNDLSIAHYGIAEEVQSMEIYRHGHGMICPVPGFLNSSSKQHLAEPIEEKIFFAHSDLSGISIFEEAFYQGINVADKVLAKQVFKG, encoded by the coding sequence ATGAAGAGTGGAGCAAAATTTAATATTTCACGACGAAAATTCTTAAGCTTATCAATTTTCATTGCGGTTGGTTCTAGATTCTTATCTTCATGCAAATCGGCTGGTAACAAGCTCTTTTTAAAGCTTACAGGAACGCATCATGTTCTTGGTCATCGTCTAAGATTTCCGGATTTCCCTAAACCTTCGAAGACGTTAAAAACACCAATCCTTATTCTCGGTGGTGGAGTGTCCGGATTGTCGGCGGCCTATCAATTGACTAATGGAGGTCTACATGATTTTCTATTAATTGATATGGAAAAAAAGGTCGGAGGAAATGCAAAAAGTGATCAAAATGAATTTTCTAAATATCCCCTAGGTGCGCATTATCTTCCTGTTCCAAACAGATCCAATACGGCATTGATTCGTTTTTTGGAAGAATGTGAAATTATTATTGGACGGGATGCGAAGGACAACCCAATTTTCGATCCGGAGCAACTTTCTTTCGCACCGCAAGTACGGCTATTTCTGCGTAATACTTGGCAAGAAGGGCTTATTCCTCGCTATGGCTTAGAAGAGGCCGAAACCGAGGAGTTTTCCAGGTTCTTAAAGCAGATGACCAATTTTCAAAGTCAGAAAGGTAAAGACAATAAATTTGTTTTTGATATACCACTTGCACACGCTTCTCAACAACACGAATTGACAAGCTTAGATCAGTACACGATGCATGACTGGATGCTGAAAGAAGGTTATCGTGGCGAATACTTATTTAATTACGTGAATTACTGTTGTCGTGACGATTACGGTCTAGGTGCAAAACATATTTCTGCATTCGCGGGAATACACTATTTTGCCGCACGTAAACACGATTTAATAGACGACTACGATAATGTATTGACTTGGCAAGAAGGGAATGCAAGGTTAACAAGTCATTTGACAGCTAAATCTAAAGGGAAGGTCTTGACGGAACAACTGGCCTATAAAATATCCATTGAAGACGATCGTGTTGAGGTGTTAGTTTACGACGAAATATCAAATAGTTCTTCGTTAATAACAGCCGATTTCGTAATCAGCTGTTGTCCACAATTTGTTAACCAATATTTGATACCGGAACGTTCTAAACTGACTAAAGATTTTACGTACGTACCGTGGGTTGTTGCTACCCTGGTTTTAAATAAATTTCCTTTTGCAGATGGTGTACCATTGGCATGGGATAATGTGATTCACGGCGCTAAGGGATTGGGTTATGTTTATGCACAACAGCAAAGCTTAGCGCAATTTAGTAGTCCATTTGTAATTTCCTACTATCATAGTATGGACGATGGAGATGTCAAGAAAAGTCGTGCGCAACTTTTTGAATGGACAGATGAGCAGTGGAAACAATTTATATTGAATGATCTCTCTATTGCGCATTATGGAATTGCTGAAGAGGTGCAATCTATGGAAATTTACAGGCATGGTCACGGCATGATCTGTCCGGTTCCCGGATTTCTGAACTCGTCGAGTAAACAACACCTAGCTGAACCCATAGAAGAAAAAATATTTTTTGCACACAGTGATTTAAGCGGTATCTCGATTTTCGAAGAAGCCTTTTATCAAGGGATTAATGTGGCGGACAAGGTTTTAGCAAAGCAAGTTTTTAAAGGTTAG
- a CDS encoding ABC transporter ATP-binding protein produces MSINDNTPIVQVVDLSHKYNLQWAVREINFEVQKNGIYGLLGANGAGKSTTMNIMCGVLNQSHGKVLIRGIDMAQNPVAAKKHIGFLPQHPPLLPELTVEEYLIHTANLRLMPAESIPAALDKVLAKCNITHFRKRLLKNLSGGYQQRVGIAQAIIHEPDFVVLDEPTNGLDPNQILDVRHLIREIAKERTVVLSTHILQEVQALCDHIWMIHEGRMVFSGSMEEFDSQVAPNSVMVSMISPPSIELLQSLPGVLDVEPIGHIKFRIRSANVQELTQLLVESSVQEKWNLIEIFSEKSSLETVFSEMTKRKRKA; encoded by the coding sequence ATGTCCATAAACGACAATACGCCTATCGTACAGGTAGTAGACCTCTCGCACAAATACAACCTACAATGGGCTGTACGCGAGATCAACTTTGAGGTACAGAAAAATGGGATCTATGGCCTCCTGGGTGCCAATGGTGCCGGAAAATCGACCACCATGAACATCATGTGCGGCGTGCTTAACCAATCGCACGGCAAAGTACTGATCCGCGGGATTGATATGGCACAAAACCCCGTTGCTGCAAAAAAGCACATTGGTTTTCTGCCCCAGCACCCGCCCTTATTGCCTGAGCTAACCGTGGAAGAATACCTTATCCATACGGCTAACCTACGCCTTATGCCGGCAGAAAGCATTCCGGCGGCACTAGACAAGGTGCTCGCTAAATGCAATATTACCCATTTTCGCAAGCGTCTACTCAAAAACCTGTCCGGCGGATACCAACAACGTGTAGGTATTGCACAGGCCATCATCCACGAGCCTGATTTCGTTGTACTGGATGAACCGACCAATGGCTTAGATCCCAACCAGATCTTGGATGTACGTCATCTCATCCGCGAAATCGCCAAAGAAAGAACTGTTGTGCTCTCTACCCACATCCTACAGGAAGTACAGGCATTATGCGACCATATTTGGATGATCCATGAAGGACGTATGGTTTTCTCGGGCTCTATGGAGGAGTTTGACAGCCAAGTAGCGCCCAATAGCGTAATGGTGAGCATGATTTCGCCTCCCTCGATCGAGCTGTTGCAAAGCCTTCCCGGTGTGCTCGACGTCGAGCCTATTGGCCATATCAAATTCCGCATACGCTCGGCCAACGTACAAGAGCTTACCCAGCTTCTTGTGGAAAGCAGCGTACAAGAGAAATGGAACCTGATCGAAATTTTTTCGGAGAAGAGCTCGCTCGAAACTGTATTCTCCGAAATGACCAAAAGAAAGCGTAAAGCGTAA
- a CDS encoding M16 family metallopeptidase, whose protein sequence is MYFRPLFLTTLALWTMTAQPALSNNVAETFQSQPQNGDEIPLNPHVKVGKLPNGFQYFILRNAEPKERVLLYLANKVGSIQETDKQQGLAHFLEHMNFNGTTHFPKNALVDYLQKSGIRFGADLNAYTGFEETVYQLPLPTQDPELLKQGMLIMRDWADGALLEDEEIDQERGVILEEKRQRGGLSHRMQEKTFPLLTNQSRYAYRMPIGTEEVLKNFKYAEIRKFHKDWYRPELQALIVVGDIDPAKIEQEIIAQFSTLKNPKNAPKSKKYNIPLSGKNQFLAFTDEEVTQTSLQILYKQQAKKTERLADYKTSLAKSLFIQLTNTRLGEQTREAKTPFLASSLSNGALLANLETNGIQIMPKPDSLQSSIRAVYATLKQITEYGFTNTELERIKADYRTMLQQGLKEYDKTPSKAFMDEILAHYIKNEPAPSFEFLQPVLLKAVNEITLQDLMAYQADFQATSNRDMILVYPQASKEVPQEETINAWLSEALQQPVAPYKEEIAETALLSSLPQPGTIVSESKDEKVGTETLVLSNGAKVILKPTTLKNNEIQITSFSPGGYSLYPSADYQSAVNATSIVVNSGLGPFSSLQLSRYLNGKNASASPFINEIGEGIKAYGSKEDLKTTFELIYGYFTATRLDKSFNEANLEKSKIALKNRHLQANAVFTDSIATLLYGNDPRKTGPTAAKIDQIDLARSLEIFQDRFADASDFTFVIVGNIDREQLDPLLTQYLATLPSIGRKEKFADNGVYPSEKAIIASIHKGHEDKSTVAMAYLSAYPDYSEYNNLLMDALSSCLTIKLTERLREKEGGIYSISVSPSLAKNPRKRFGMNISFTTSPELVEKLTNATLEEIDLIVKNGPSQEDLDKYIAEKVLSSDQQLEHNEFWLSYLLSSSVDGLEPARIFKEKELIKAIKKEEIQSLAKKYLSKEHFFQFVLYPEK, encoded by the coding sequence ATGTACTTTAGACCCTTATTTTTAACAACACTGGCGCTATGGACCATGACCGCACAACCGGCGCTGTCCAACAACGTAGCGGAAACGTTTCAATCGCAGCCGCAGAACGGTGATGAAATTCCTTTAAACCCCCATGTAAAGGTGGGCAAGCTACCGAACGGATTCCAATATTTTATCCTGCGCAATGCCGAACCAAAAGAGCGCGTATTGCTTTACCTGGCCAACAAAGTTGGTTCCATACAGGAAACCGATAAGCAGCAGGGACTAGCCCATTTCTTGGAACACATGAATTTTAACGGCACAACACATTTCCCAAAAAATGCACTGGTCGATTACCTCCAAAAGTCGGGCATACGCTTTGGTGCCGACCTGAATGCCTACACGGGCTTTGAGGAAACGGTGTATCAGCTTCCCCTCCCGACCCAAGATCCCGAGCTGCTCAAACAGGGCATGCTTATTATGCGCGATTGGGCAGATGGTGCGCTACTGGAAGACGAGGAGATCGATCAGGAGCGTGGTGTCATACTCGAAGAGAAAAGACAGCGCGGCGGACTATCCCACCGCATGCAAGAAAAAACGTTCCCCTTGCTGACCAACCAGTCGCGCTACGCTTATCGTATGCCAATCGGTACTGAAGAGGTATTGAAAAACTTCAAGTACGCCGAAATCCGGAAGTTTCACAAAGACTGGTACCGCCCGGAGCTTCAGGCATTAATCGTTGTCGGCGACATCGATCCTGCGAAAATCGAGCAGGAAATCATCGCGCAGTTTTCGACCTTGAAGAATCCGAAAAACGCACCGAAATCGAAAAAATATAACATCCCTTTAAGCGGCAAAAACCAGTTTTTGGCATTTACCGATGAAGAGGTGACGCAGACCTCGCTCCAGATCCTGTACAAGCAGCAGGCAAAAAAGACCGAACGTTTAGCGGATTACAAAACTTCACTGGCCAAGAGCCTTTTTATCCAGCTGACCAATACACGTTTGGGCGAGCAAACACGTGAGGCGAAAACACCTTTCCTTGCTTCCTCGTTGAGCAATGGTGCGCTGCTCGCTAACCTCGAAACCAACGGCATACAGATCATGCCGAAGCCAGACAGCCTACAGTCCAGCATCCGTGCCGTTTACGCTACGTTAAAACAAATAACGGAATATGGCTTTACGAATACGGAGTTGGAACGCATCAAGGCAGACTATCGAACCATGCTGCAGCAGGGCCTTAAAGAATACGACAAGACACCGTCTAAAGCTTTTATGGACGAGATCTTGGCGCATTATATCAAAAATGAACCCGCTCCATCCTTTGAATTTCTACAACCTGTATTATTGAAGGCGGTCAATGAAATCACGTTGCAGGATCTGATGGCTTACCAAGCAGATTTTCAGGCGACCAGCAACCGCGACATGATACTGGTATACCCTCAGGCCAGCAAGGAGGTGCCACAGGAAGAAACGATCAACGCTTGGCTGAGCGAAGCCCTGCAACAGCCGGTTGCTCCCTACAAAGAGGAGATTGCAGAAACCGCGCTGCTTTCTTCTTTACCACAACCGGGCACGATTGTGAGCGAGAGCAAGGACGAAAAGGTCGGTACAGAGACGCTTGTGCTCAGCAATGGCGCAAAGGTTATCTTGAAGCCCACGACACTAAAAAACAATGAAATTCAGATCACCTCCTTCAGCCCCGGAGGTTATTCGCTTTACCCGTCGGCAGACTACCAATCGGCCGTCAATGCAACAAGCATCGTGGTCAACAGCGGTTTAGGGCCATTTAGCTCGTTACAGTTGTCGCGCTACCTCAACGGCAAAAATGCATCGGCAAGCCCGTTTATTAATGAAATCGGCGAGGGCATCAAAGCATATGGTAGCAAAGAGGACTTAAAAACCACCTTCGAGCTTATCTATGGTTATTTCACCGCAACACGACTGGATAAATCATTTAACGAAGCAAACTTGGAGAAATCCAAGATAGCACTTAAAAACAGGCATCTGCAAGCGAATGCTGTATTTACCGATAGCATCGCAACCCTGCTTTACGGCAACGATCCACGAAAAACTGGGCCTACAGCCGCGAAGATCGATCAGATAGACCTGGCACGTTCACTAGAAATTTTTCAGGATCGCTTTGCTGACGCATCCGATTTCACCTTTGTCATTGTGGGAAATATCGATCGTGAGCAACTAGATCCGCTACTTACCCAATACTTGGCTACACTTCCAAGCATTGGAAGGAAAGAGAAATTTGCAGATAACGGCGTTTACCCATCAGAAAAAGCAATAATTGCGTCGATCCACAAAGGGCATGAAGACAAGTCTACTGTCGCGATGGCCTATTTAAGCGCCTACCCAGACTACAGCGAGTACAATAACCTCTTGATGGATGCGCTGTCGAGCTGCCTTACTATCAAGCTAACGGAACGCCTTCGCGAAAAAGAAGGAGGTATCTACTCCATCAGCGTATCGCCATCGCTGGCCAAGAATCCACGCAAACGCTTCGGCATGAATATTTCATTCACGACCTCGCCCGAGCTGGTCGAGAAGTTGACGAACGCCACGCTGGAAGAAATTGACTTGATCGTTAAAAATGGCCCGAGCCAAGAGGATCTGGACAAGTATATCGCCGAGAAAGTGCTCAGCAGCGATCAACAGCTGGAGCATAACGAGTTCTGGTTATCCTACCTGCTTAGCAGTTCGGTCGACGGTTTAGAACCTGCGCGAATCTTTAAGGAGAAAGAGTTGATCAAAGCTATCAAAAAAGAAGAGATACAGTCTCTTGCCAAGAAATACCTAAGTAAAGAGCATTTCTTTCAATTTGTGCTTTACCCTGAAAAATAA